Proteins encoded by one window of bacterium:
- a CDS encoding YfhL family 4Fe-4S dicluster ferredoxin yields the protein MSNMITEDCFNCGVCERACPSGGITRGSENFVINPDRCTECVGFFHTQQCARACPIDCCVVDPNNPGTEMELFERAKKLTPERAHKLVLGPETSHFRAKDRTLGSTLKRLGRRITGVLEGPNPLP from the coding sequence GTGTCGAACATGATTACCGAGGACTGCTTCAACTGTGGCGTCTGCGAGCGGGCCTGCCCGAGCGGCGGCATTACCAGGGGTTCGGAGAACTTCGTCATCAATCCGGATCGCTGCACCGAATGCGTCGGCTTCTTTCACACGCAACAGTGCGCGCGAGCCTGTCCGATCGACTGCTGCGTGGTCGATCCGAACAACCCCGGAACCGAGATGGAGCTCTTCGAGCGCGCCAAGAAGCTCACGCCCGAACGCGCCCACAAATTGGTTCTCGGACCCGAGACCTCTCATTTCCGGGCGAAGGACCGGACCCTGGGATCCACCCTCAAGCGTCTGGGCCGCCGGATTACCGGAGTTCTGGAGGGTCCCAATCCTCTCCCCTAG
- a CDS encoding hemerythrin domain-containing protein, which yields MSTSLVEFFTRGHRDIDSRWAEVETAADAADRDAVRTAWSGFNALLREHLDMEEQLLFPAFENATGMTGGPTEVMRGEHTQMRGLLDQMASALDAGDIQELVDQGDTILMLIQQHNSKEEGMLYPMSENALASEWPGLEEKLLNWKKNSS from the coding sequence ATGTCCACCAGTCTGGTCGAATTCTTCACACGCGGTCATCGGGACATCGACTCCCGCTGGGCCGAGGTCGAAACTGCCGCCGACGCAGCGGATCGCGATGCGGTCCGCACGGCCTGGAGCGGTTTCAATGCACTGTTGCGCGAGCACCTCGACATGGAAGAGCAATTGCTCTTCCCCGCTTTCGAGAATGCCACCGGCATGACCGGCGGACCGACCGAGGTCATGCGCGGAGAACACACGCAGATGCGCGGACTGCTCGATCAAATGGCGAGCGCACTCGACGCGGGTGACATACAGGAACTGGTCGATCAGGGCGACACGATTCTGATGTTGATCCAGCAGCACAACTCCAAGGAAGAAGGCATGCTCTACCCCATGTCCGAGAACGCGCTGGCAAGCGAGTGGCCCGGACTCGAAGAGAAGCTGCTCAACTGGAAAAAGAACTCGTCTTAG
- a CDS encoding DUF2249 domain-containing protein encodes MSPRHSSERRRREIVEATLALLANTPIHGITTRAVARRVGVSQPALFRHFRSRDEILEAVVVHTREQLEILAVDVLRPDRPPLEALDSLFRRVVGYARAHPGMPRLLFYDAATPSDAPHHQPLRHLVSMQRALVSELIRQAQRSGELRESIDPELAGSLFVAQIQGVLLQWQLSGRGSELEEQVDALLALWRAGLAAGEPQRRAEPILEAQDSEARDSEQADAIQDDPITCTLSFLDVRPILEQGRDPLSRILDRLDQLPSDGVLKLIAPFRPGPLLSLLGGRGYRLSARELEPGLWGVEIQPPGAAEIADYCDLEAPLPLERILEATPGLESGDALLARVPREPRMLFPHLKERGLTWEVHREFDGSALICVRRPK; translated from the coding sequence ATGTCGCCTCGTCACTCCAGCGAGCGGCGTCGCCGGGAAATCGTCGAGGCGACCCTGGCGCTGCTCGCCAATACCCCCATCCACGGCATTACTACGCGCGCGGTCGCGCGGCGCGTGGGGGTCTCGCAACCGGCTCTTTTTCGGCATTTCCGCTCGCGTGACGAGATCCTTGAAGCGGTCGTCGTGCACACCCGGGAGCAGCTCGAGATCCTCGCGGTGGACGTGCTGCGACCGGATCGGCCGCCTCTCGAGGCGCTCGACTCCCTGTTTCGACGCGTGGTCGGCTATGCCAGGGCCCACCCCGGTATGCCCCGTCTGTTGTTCTACGACGCGGCGACACCTTCCGACGCCCCTCACCATCAACCACTCCGGCACCTGGTCTCGATGCAGCGGGCGCTGGTCAGCGAGTTGATTCGGCAGGCGCAGCGATCCGGGGAGCTGCGCGAATCCATCGATCCCGAACTCGCCGGTAGCCTGTTCGTCGCCCAGATTCAGGGCGTCCTGTTGCAGTGGCAACTCTCGGGTCGCGGTTCGGAACTCGAGGAGCAAGTGGATGCACTACTGGCGTTGTGGCGAGCCGGTCTCGCGGCGGGCGAGCCGCAGCGACGCGCTGAGCCGATTCTTGAAGCCCAGGACTCCGAAGCGCGGGACTCCGAACAGGCCGACGCAATCCAGGACGACCCCATCACCTGCACGCTCTCGTTTCTGGATGTGCGTCCCATCCTCGAGCAGGGTCGCGATCCGCTGAGTCGGATCCTCGATCGGCTCGATCAACTACCCTCAGACGGTGTGTTGAAGCTCATCGCGCCTTTTCGCCCCGGCCCTCTGCTGAGCTTGCTCGGGGGGCGGGGCTATCGGCTGAGCGCTCGCGAATTGGAGCCCGGCCTCTGGGGGGTTGAGATCCAGCCTCCCGGTGCTGCCGAGATCGCGGACTACTGCGACCTCGAGGCCCCGCTTCCGCTGGAGCGGATTCTCGAAGCCACTCCCGGGCTCGAGTCCGGCGACGCGCTTCTGGCGCGCGTGCCCCGCGAGCCGCGCATGCTCTTTCCCCATCTGAAGGAGCGCGGGTTGACCTGGGAGGTGCACCGGGAGTTCGACGGCAGCGCATTGATCTGTGTACGGAGGCCGAAATGA
- a CDS encoding HAD family hydrolase has protein sequence MDRVRGVIFDVDGTLADSLGFYYGMACSLVDALDAPAVSRGRVYELMGSGDPDLLVKLFPAGFPDLEARLRQAVGDEVRVWMRRLASETQAFAGSLELLRDLHAVGRPLGIATSSASALPFLDRWGVRQLFSSIVGREHTERRKPHPDPVLRCVRELDLEPGETAYIGDSPIDIEAGRAAGVRTVGVLTGTSTRETLEAVTPDYIIDSVSDLGRLLPGHEPRS, from the coding sequence ATGGATCGCGTTCGCGGTGTCATCTTCGACGTGGACGGTACGCTGGCCGACTCGCTCGGCTTCTATTACGGAATGGCCTGCTCGCTCGTCGATGCCCTGGACGCTCCAGCAGTGAGCCGGGGGCGGGTTTACGAACTGATGGGCAGCGGCGATCCCGACCTGCTGGTCAAACTCTTCCCTGCAGGTTTTCCGGATCTGGAAGCGCGGTTGCGCCAGGCGGTTGGCGACGAAGTTCGAGTCTGGATGCGCCGCCTGGCCAGTGAGACACAGGCTTTTGCCGGCAGCCTCGAACTACTTCGTGACTTGCACGCGGTGGGCCGCCCGCTGGGGATCGCCACCTCATCGGCAAGCGCTCTGCCATTTCTAGATCGCTGGGGCGTGCGCCAGTTGTTCTCATCGATCGTAGGACGCGAGCACACCGAGCGACGCAAGCCGCATCCCGACCCCGTGCTTCGCTGCGTTCGCGAACTCGACCTCGAGCCCGGTGAAACCGCGTACATCGGAGACTCGCCGATCGATATCGAGGCAGGCCGGGCCGCGGGCGTCCGCACGGTCGGCGTACTGACGGGAACCAGCACACGCGAGACCCTCGAAGCAGTTACTCCCGATTACATCATCGACAGCGTGTCCGACCTGGGACGATTGCTTCCGGGCCACGAGCCGCGATCGTGA